The Nostoc sp. 'Lobaria pulmonaria (5183) cyanobiont' DNA window CTTCAGTTTTATATACTTAGTAGATGGCATTAAATCTTCTAACTCGCTATTGACAGTTTCTCCTCGTAAATGTAATTTAGTTGTTACAGCAAAAGCTGCTAATAAGTTTAATGCTGTAATTTTCTTGTCTTTATCTTCTGGTGAAATTTCATCAACTGATACCCAAATTTGCCGCGCTAGATTTCGGACGTTATTTACTATAGATCCCCAGCATTTTCTCCCTTCCCAAAATCGCTCATAAGCAGTATTTGTACGAAAGACAAGTAACAAACCTAAAACAATACTAGGAATAACACTTCCTAAAATAGGTTGGGATACAGGTTTGTCAAAATGGTAAAGCAGAGAAATTAAAAATCCGAAAGCTCCACACCATAAAATATGTTTGAAAATTGCTTTCGTCACTGAACCTTTAAATTGTAGTGCTCTGCGTAACAATTTGATTTTTTCGGTTATCATGTATTCACCATAATAAAATATTTATTGAACCGATATATTCAGCATTTTTTAACTTAAAAATAATCATTATAAAAGTAGCATAATTAGTAAATAGATACTTAAAAATCTCTTATTGCTAAGAACATAATATACTGGCGACTATGTATTTTATTCTAATTTCTGTTATACATTTTAAAGTCCGGTTAAATACTTATTATTAGGACTGACGCAAACATTATATAAAAGTCAAAAGTAATACTAAGGCTGGGTACAACTAAGCGAAAATTGTAAAGAAATGTAAATATTTTCCAGTGGCAGCATAAATTCCGCATTTTATCCCGATAAATCTATAGAAGAAAAGGTATATTCCTATCGATAATGTTCATACAACATTAGTCGGTATCATGTACCCGAGTAAATCAAGAAGTTCTAGCCTGTAAAAATCCTGCCCTGTAAATTAAATGTTAGACATAACTTATTTGGTTATGTCTTTTTTCTTGTCGTTAGTCTCGAAACGTTGAATTTCAATCAAATAACCATCAGGATCGCGGAAAAAGCAATGATAAATGTTGTACTTTTCATTTAGTGTCGGTGGCTTTTTAAATTCGACGCCACGTTCTTTGAGATATTTAAACCATTCATCCACCTGCTGTGTTACTAGGGTAAAAATAATACTTGATTGCTTGTCGGTTGGAGGAGCCGATGTTTCGCTTGCTTGGCACAATCCTAAGTATCCAGAACCACTAACAGTATAAATTCGACAGGTTACTTGGTCAAGCCACAACTCAAAACCTAGCTTTTGTTCGTAGAATTCTGTAGCTGCATTGAGATTATGGGTGTAAACGAAGGTAATTTGCTGGTCTATTTGCGGATGAGTAGACATAAAACACATTTGAGTATATACCCTAACGACATTGGGCGATCGCATAGGTAAAAATTAATTGATGTTAGAAACCTGTTACTGCTCCAGAATGCCTTAAGTGCATCTGGAGTTTCTTTTTGGAATAAAGCCATAAAAGTTTTCCCAATCATTCTAATATGGCAAAACATGGCTGAATAAGGATGCATACTGAATTATCTATATTTAACACGGGCATCACTTATTGATGTACCCCTCCTATCAAACAACTCTCGCAAAACAGCCTTAGTTTGTCTGGGGCTGTTTTGCGTTACTTCCAATACAGAAGGAGTGTAACGAGAATCCTCAAACACTTTTATCTACATTTGAGTGTATACCCTGATGACGTAGGATTTTCTCAGGGTGAAAATTTGGTATAGGTAAATGCGTATCTTTCCTGACTCCAGATTTGCCACAAACATTTCTGGAGTTTTTATCAATACTGGAGTTTGAAATTAGCAATCTAGTCTAGACTCTAGTGAATATTTTATTTTGATTATCAATACGTATGTTATAGCTGTGCAGTAAAATAAATATAAATTAGGAATTCTTATAAAAATTACTGAGAAAGTATGGAGGAAGTTGCTGCTGCTATTGCTGCCGTAGTTGAGTATTATTAGTGATTTATATAATTCATTTGTTAACGTGCATATTAAAACTATAGGGTGCGTCAACATAATGTAACGCACCTTGAATTACCTTACTATTTTTTGTTTTTTTTCCCGAAGTGATAGACTCCTAAAGCAACCCCTATTCCTAATACAGCAGGAGCAGCAACGCCAACAGCAATAGCAGCACCTCCTCCTACCATAGCAGCAGCAGGGCCTCCGGCCAATCCTCCAGCTATTGCTCCGATTTTTCCTGCATCTCTACCATTTTTTCTAGCTTCACGTTCATGTTCAGATAAGTTTTCATCATCTTCTAAAACTTTACTAACTACCAAATCAGTCGCTACACCACTTACTAAACCTCCTACACCTGCTATACCCCCTGCAACACGACCAGCAACCGTAGGAGCTTGTTTAATTCCTACATTTATTAAAACTTTTGATATCGGGTTTATAGAGTTCTTTGCAGTTTCCACTGCTGCCTTAATTGCAACCTTTGTACCAAAACTAATAGCACCCCCAGCCACTACACCTCCTCCAACGGCTGCAACCTTATTCACTTGGTCACTTTTATGCTTCCCTGTTTTGCAATAAAAGGCAAAATGCTCACAGTTGTTAGAAGCAGGACAATATTTGTCCTCACGTAATCTGGTTTTTGCCCTTTGGACTATAATTTCATCTGCATCACACTTTCCATATTCCTTTATATGAATTGTCTTCCCTTCGGCAAATGCATTCTTAGAAACTAAACAAATTCTTTGCCCATCATAATGAATGACAGTTCCATCACCACAATCAATTCCATGATGAGTAAAAGGATTGCCATTAGTCCAAAGACTGACGTAGATATGATCCCCGTTAGCCATGATTTACCTCTTCTATTGGATTACATTCTTTGTAATCCTTTAGATACAGATTATGAGGGTAAGAATTTATTTGTCAGTAGTAAAAGCCGTAAAAATTTCCGATAAAGTTATATCAAAATATTCAAGTATATAGTTCTAAGTACTAGAATTTTACCTAAGTAAGTTTTGGCTTATATCAAGACAAAAACATGAAACTTTATAGAAGAAATTGCAAAATATGAAGTTAATAAAAAGCGCCAATGCATCTATCCTTATTGATTCAACTCAGAGGCAAAATAGTTAAGTGATCGCACCTATCCTTATTGATTCGACTCAGAGGGAAAATAGTTAAGCGATCGCACTTCCGATTTGGACTAAATCAAAGTGCAACCGCACTAAATATAAATGTTTATTTCGTTGTATATGTCACAAAAATATCCTTTTTCATTTCAACTTCTGCCGGTGCATCTGGATTATAAACTGGTGATAATAAAAAGCTAGCAAATGACGGTAAAGGAACTCCAGTTTTAGAACTACATGAGGGATAAAATAATGTGTAAAATGGCTCGGCTACAGAAGGAGTACTAAGTTTAACTTCCATCGCAGTTGCTAAAGCCTGAGCGCGGCTTTGAGCATCTTTCATCGCTGATTGATAAACTGAACTTTGCAAAGCCTGACAGTCATTTACTGCATATTCAACACCCACACTTTTGACAGAAAGGTTTTCAATTTGGCTCGTGGACTTGTTCGCTGTACCAACAATTTCCTGGACGCGATCGCGCGTTGGTTTTTCTAGTCTCACTAATATCTTGGCGTTATTTTCACTGGAATTAGGGTTAATTTGCACTTGAATTTTATCAGCACTAATTCCTTTGGCAACCAGGCTATTAACTACAGGCTGAAGAGTTGCTTTAGTTAGGGATTTTTTGCTTGGTAAAGGTTCTGCTGCTGTTTTGTAATTAAAAAGTAGAGTCGGTGAGGATATGCGGCGGGTTTGGGGTAGAGATGATGGTTGCGTTTGTAACTCA harbors:
- a CDS encoding lecithin retinol acyltransferase family protein, which gives rise to MANGDHIYVSLWTNGNPFTHHGIDCGDGTVIHYDGQRICLVSKNAFAEGKTIHIKEYGKCDADEIIVQRAKTRLREDKYCPASNNCEHFAFYCKTGKHKSDQVNKVAAVGGGVVAGGAISFGTKVAIKAAVETAKNSINPISKVLINVGIKQAPTVAGRVAGGIAGVGGLVSGVATDLVVSKVLEDDENLSEHEREARKNGRDAGKIGAIAGGLAGGPAAAMVGGGAAIAVGVAAPAVLGIGVALGVYHFGKKNKK
- a CDS encoding SIMPL domain-containing protein (The SIMPL domain is named for its presence in mouse protein SIMPL (signalling molecule that associates with mouse pelle-like kinase). Bacterial member BP26, from Brucella, was shown to assemble into a channel-like structure, while YggE from E. coli has been associated with resistance to oxidative stress.), coding for MTITKFKGHSQDMRKITALMLLSITVTVGIGTLTPKVTNAQLFYPPASDRHSLMVIGQGVVRVPADTADIELVFSSGGSNDELQTQPSSLPQTRRISSPTLLFNYKTAAEPLPSKKSLTKATLQPVVNSLVAKGISADKIQVQINPNSSENNAKILVRLEKPTRDRVQEIVGTANKSTSQIENLSVKSVGVEYAVNDCQALQSSVYQSAMKDAQSRAQALATAMEVKLSTPSVAEPFYTLFYPSCSSKTGVPLPSFASFLLSPVYNPDAPAEVEMKKDIFVTYTTK
- a CDS encoding bestrophin family protein; amino-acid sequence: MITEKIKLLRRALQFKGSVTKAIFKHILWCGAFGFLISLLYHFDKPVSQPILGSVIPSIVLGLLLVFRTNTAYERFWEGRKCWGSIVNNVRNLARQIWVSVDEISPEDKDKKITALNLLAAFAVTTKLHLRGETVNSELEDLMPSTKYIKLKIMNNPPIEVAFWIGDYLQEQYNRNCLNSYQLTSMQELLNNLVDNLGACERILKTPMPLAYAIHLKQLLILYCFLLPFQIVEQLGWWTGLISALVGFTVFGIEAIGLEIENPFGYDANDLPLDAICETMKRNIDDLITLIPNTRSHKQDSITN
- a CDS encoding VOC family protein, coding for MSTHPQIDQQITFVYTHNLNAATEFYEQKLGFELWLDQVTCRIYTVSGSGYLGLCQASETSAPPTDKQSSIIFTLVTQQVDEWFKYLKERGVEFKKPPTLNEKYNIYHCFFRDPDGYLIEIQRFETNDKKKDITK